The following is a genomic window from Pararhizobium capsulatum DSM 1112.
AAATTTGACGCAAAGTCTTCCGGGCAGTTGAAATGAGAGTAGCGCATTTTTCGACGTCGCTTTCGCGAAGTGCAGGAGGCTTATATTACTCAGTCTCCGGCCTAACGAAGTCCTTGGCAGAGCTGGACGTGGATGTTTGCGTATTTGGCGGGACAGATCAATTTTACGATGAGGACAAACCTATATGGGAAGATCTACATCTATCGACGTTCGCTTCAAAAAAGGGTTCGTATGGATTTAACCCGTCAGTACTTAGACAACTTAAATTATTTAAACCCGATATACTTCACGTTCACGGTATATGGTCAGCCGCTTCCATCTATGCGCTATTAACAGAAGCGCGGGGCGTTCCTGTAGTTGTTTCTCCGAGAGGCATGCTTGATCCGTGGATAGTTGGCAGGCGAAGATCAGTTAAAGCCCTCCATGCGTTCTTGTTGGAAAGGCCTGTCTTAAAGAAAGCGCATATACATGCCTTGAGCGATTCGGAGTATGAATCTGTCATAAAGTTCATGCCTTCCGCCCGCGAGAGAACATTCATAATACCCAACGGAATTGCATCAGATAAGACGCTTGAGTCAACTGCCTTAGGACGTAAGCGGGGGGCCCTGTACTTGGGTCGGCTTCATCCGAAGAAGCAGGTTTTGGAGCTGATCACCGCTTGGAATGCGCTACCTCAGAGTTCCGCTAACCAATTGACTATTGCTGGTTGGGGCGAGCCCGAGTACGAGAAGGCGGTAAGAGAACTTGTGGCGGGAACCCCCAACGTGCAGTTCATCGGGTCTGCATATGGGGACGAGAAGGACAAGCTACTCGCGACATCCCAATATTTCGTATTGCCTTCGCTTAGCGAAGGCTTGCCAATGGCTGTACTCGAAGCGCTACAACAAGGGTGCATCCCAATATTAACTGAAGAGTGTAACTTACCAGAGCTTTTTGATGTCGGTGTCGCCATTCGAATTAAGAAAGATTTTAGTGATTTTGATGAAATACTGCCTGATGTACTTTCGCGTGGCGGTGATAATCTTACAAAAATGGCATACAAAGCGCTTCACTGTTCGGAAAGATATCACTGGAGCCATATCGCTCGCCAGATGCTCGATAAGTACATAGGCATACTGGCGAAGTAAACGGTGATCCGAACCCAAACCTCGGACTGCCGGAATGTGGGGATTCCCGGGTATCTTCACGGTGACGCGTTGGTTTTGCCCTCGAAGTTGTGCCGTTAGCGTCCGGCGAACACATTTTCGCGCGCTCGATTGGCCGAATCTATGGGACGCGCTTCACCTCATCGACCATGACACGGTCGATCATCTCAGGATCGCATTGTTCATAGACGAGGAACTGGCGGATTCCACCATCCCACGTCCGTATGTCGGCGAGGAGACTTTGAAGGTCGGCAGGAGATCTGTTCGTTTTGGAGCCAATGACGATATCGCTTACGGTAAATGGTGGCATCCAATTGTTGAAATGAAAAACAGAAGAATATAGGTTCTCCTGGATTTCGCCCACGGCGCACATTCAGGGTCTGCGCCGGCGGGCTTGTTTGGGAAAGTACTTATTTGTGTCAGCTTTAACGACCTGTAGTTCGGACCAAATTCTTTCCGAAACGTATGGTTTTGTTCACTCTTAAAAGTGTTCGCCGCATGAGTTTCGCAGAAACTAAAAAACAGAATGATACTAAAAAAAATAGGACTAATGAGGACATTATGAAAATTGTATCAGTGTTTATCGTCGCTGTCGCCGGATTCATGCTAGCTGGATGTGTATCCGGTGCCGGCAATTATAACACGACTTCGCTGGGCGCGGATTGCACCGTCCTTATGGACGGAGAGAAGCCACTTACTCGTTTCTATCGCCCGAAGGAGGTTTATTACACATATGCAGCTGGCGCCGGTTGCACAAAGATAGTTCCAGATACAGAAATACAAATTCAAAAGGTCGATACCATTTCAATAGGGGATCACCGAGTTGTTATGTCGTTGAAAAGCTCAAAAGGCTTGAAGGTGATCACACTTCGTCGTGAACGTGGCGCCTACAAAACGACCGAACGCTTGATAAAATAACTTCCACTGCAGCGCTGATCTGGGGCTGGATCGTGAGCTAGATCTTTCCAATTTTCGGCTTCCAATTTGTGTCTACGGGTTCATCTAGGAAGTATGTCTCTTCAAACGGAGGTGCTATGTATTCGTATTTTATTCGTTTATTGATTGGTTTAACAACACTTTTGGCAATTTCGGGCACCTTATCGGCTCAAGAAGTATGCGATTGGCCTCCCGCTCCCGCAGCTAAGGCTAAATTAGCAGCTCAACCACCTCCGATGCCCACTAGTTTTCCAGTTGTCGGTGGAGCAGGCGCAAAACCTGAACTGATTTTCCTTGGCGACAGCTTAACAAAGGGGGCGGGGGCTACAAATCAATCCTTGGCATTCCCGGCGATAACGTTGGGTTCTCTGGACGGGGAGCGAAGGGCGTATAGAGTATTAGCTCTTGGTGGACACAAATCGACTATAATAACAAACTTGTTCTTGAAAGAACGAATTCCAAAAAAATCTGTTGTAATAGCTTGGGTTGGAAGAAATAATTTTGACGATTTTGACGGAGTTACGCGTGATATATCAAGAATATCTGCATTTCTTGGCGATAGAAATTATCTATTCCTAGCAATACTGAGGGCGGGTAATAAAAAAGAGGCCGCGGGGACGCCTCGTGGCGAGCAACTAACCCACGTCAACGAATGGCTGAAGAAAATCTATCCAGATAATTTTATCGATGTGAATGAAGAGATCAAATGTGATGATCGGGCAGATCCGGTTCACCTTAATGACAAAGGTTATGCAAAGGTTGCAGCCAAAGTGGCCCGCGTTCTGATGGCGAAAGGATGGTGAACTTGGAAAGCCCCGCAGTGGAAATGGTTGATTGAAAGCTTGTTGATTGTAGAGGCGCAGGACGTACAGATATCCATCTCCGCCACGGCAGGCCGTAAGCTCGACTTTGCACATTATGCGGCGAAGCAAAGAGCCTGGGCCATGCGCTGAAGCCGTCCGGGAGGTATTTTATGCATTTCCGGGTTTGACGGTGAGTGTCGATAAAGATCGTCACTCCACAAAACCAGGCGAACTGCAGCCATTGCATCTGTGAATGTCAGATCGGTTTTCTTGTACCATGCGGCCGCGTAGGGGCGCGTTTTTTGGCTGAGAACATCACCGGCCCATACCGTGACGAGACTGTAGAGGGCAAGAAGCGAAGGTGTCGTGCGCAGGATAGCGTTGCCGCTCCATTGGCGCTGGGTTTCGATACCCAGATGCGCGCGTGTTTCCGCGAACGTTACCTCGATTTGCCAGCGCCGAACGAAGTAGGCAATGATCTGAGCTGGTTCGAGATCGGTATTGGTGCTCATGAACGCCTGCGGTTCGCGGCGGCCTGAGGGGTCTCGGACCAACACCCAGCGAATTAGCTTTGGCGGCGTTCCTCGCCGGTACCATAACCCGGTGGAAGAGGTAATATCGAGGCTCTTGTTCGTTTCTCGTCCGTACCAGCTTGAGGCGGTAATGCGCTGCCACACGGTTTTGGGATGGTGCAGGATCGTCTTCAGTTTTGGCTGTGGCATGCCCTTTTGTGCAGGCCTCCCAAGCGTGTGTTCGTGCCGTTGGTCTGGTGGAGCAAACAGACTTGCATCCAGGCGCAAGCGTGTGATGAGGATGGCTTTGTGGGGAAGAGCCGCAGCCAGGGTGTGAACCGCAAAACTGCTGTCTCCGACAAAGATGATGTCGCGACCAGGTAGCCATCGGCAGAGCTGCAGCACGCCCTGCCTTGCCCAATCCGTCAGCAGTTTATGCTTTCGTCCCCTTTTCTTATCGTAGCGCTCCGAGGGGCATAACAGCGTCAAGACTGGCAGGGCCTTGATGCATTTGGCCCATGGGACTGGGGCAAGAACCATGAAGCTCAGCCAGCGCAAGCCGCTGGCTTTGACGAAGTGACCGTGACTGGAGCGCACCGGATCGCGATAGATGCCGCGGGCGGCAATCTTTGGTCCCCATCGGCGTTCGATGGTGTCGTCCATGCCGATAATGACAGGGCCAGCAGGTACGAGGCGGGCGACAACAACCGATAGCAGCCGCGAAGCCAGTGTGCGCGGGTTCCAACGCGCGCGATTAAGCAGCTGATGGTAGAGGGAAAAATTGCCGGCCTCGGCGCGGCCGGTGATCCGCAAACACGACGATACTGTTCGTTTGCCTGGAGACAGGATCGCGCCCATCACCAGGACCAGCAGATGCTCCCAGCTGGGTGCCGTGAACCAGGGACGAAACGACGACAGCCACTGGCGAAGGATGTGCGGAACAGGATCACTCGACCCGACGCAGTTCTCATTATGATCGGTCATCCATCGGTTCGAATCCGCTCAGACGAAACAGGCAAGGCAAAGAGACTGCGGCAAATTGATTCACCCAATTCAGATGATAGAAAATGCGTGCGCTGGTATGCACCATAAGCCGGCCGGACGCAGCCTGTCAGCGCCGCCAACCAACTCAAATTCCAAAAGAATTTTGTACAAAGTCGAGGTAAGAGGCTGCCTCAAAAAGATGTGAGTGATTTCAGTCGGTGATTCCTTCGGATTTGCGAAGATTCGAGGAGAGCACGATGGCCTGGACTGAAACCACCCGGCGGAATTATGTCGTAAGCATTGCGAACACCCCACGTTTTAACGGGATTTCAGTTCGCGCATACTTCTTATCTTTCGAGATTTGAAGGTGGAAATTATGGATCTGGTGCCAATCGCGGGCGATGAGAAAGTTGGACCGCATAGTGCTGATGACAGTCATCAGCACTATGCGCAAGGTAATGCGGAGCGTGCTCGATCGGGTCCGCTTCGCGTCGAGGTTATCATCGGCGAAGAGCGCCGGCGTCGATGGAGCCCCGAGGATAAGGCGACGATTACGGCGGCGAGTTTTGTGCCTGGCGCCAATATCTCTGCGGTCGCACGTCAATACGGCGTCAGCCAAGGCTTGTTACACTACTGGCGCCGCTGCGCCCGCGAGCGCGTATCTGATGGGCAGGAGATGTGTTTCGTCCCTGTGGTAAAGATTGAAGACGAGCGGCTCCAGCCTTCTCTCGATACGAAGCTGACTGTGCGCATTGAGATTCATGGTGCTTGTGTCGTTATCGAAGGCGGCGTCGACGAGCAGGCACGACGGACGGTGTTCAGTGCGCTGCGAGGGTTGGCTTGATCTCGCTTGGATCGGATTTGCGGATCCTGATTGCTTCAAAGCCGGTGGATTTTAGGAAAGGCATCAACGGTCTGGCGGCACTGGTGTCGACAGCGCTTGGCGCGAACCCTTCTTCGGGTGACGTCTATTTCTTCCGCAGTAAGCGCAACGATCGTTTGAAGATGGTGGTTTGGGACGGCAGTGGCATGGTGATGGTGACCAAGGTTTTAGAAGATCGCCACTTTACCTGCATTTAACATTGACCGTAAATCAAAATTGTGATTTACGATTTACGGGAATGATGATACCCCGACCTCAAATCGAGACTGCCCTTGAGAGCGCTGTGGCGCGCGCGCCCGTCGTCGCCCTGATCGGGGCGCGTCAGGTTGGCAAGACCACCCTCGCACGCAAGCTCACAGATCGAGTACAAGGCACAATTTATCTCGATCTGGAGCGCATAGCAGACCGCCGCAGGCTAGAAGATGCCGAAGCATTCCTCCAGGCCCAGGTCGGGCATCTGACCGTGCTGGATGAGGTGCAGCGACTACCTGAACTGTTTGCCGAACTGCGCGGGATCGTAGACGACCGGCGCGCCGGGGGAGAGCGATCCAGGCAATTTTTGCTGCTGGGGTCCGCGTCTCTGGACCTGATCCAGCAGGTATCGGAAACCCTAGCAGGCCGGATTGTCTATCTCGAGATGCCGCCAATCGGAGCGGAAGAGGCTGTCGCGGCCTCCATCGACATCGACCGGTTGTGGCTGCGCGGCGGTTTCCCCGACAGCCTGACCGCCATCACCGATGAGGACAGCTATCTCTGGCGCCAGGCCTTCGTCCGTAGCTACCTTGAACGCGATGTCCCGATGTTTGCGCCTCGCATGCCGGCCACAACGATCGGACGCCTTTGGACGATGCTCGCCAACGGGCAAGGGAATACACTGAACAGCGCCCGGCTCGCCCAGGGCCTGGGCGTATCCGCACCGATGATCGGCCGGTATGTTGATCTCCTTGTCGATCTCATGCTGGTTCGCCTTCTCCACCCATGGAGCGGCAATCTCGGCAAGCGCCTTGTAAAGTCGCCAAAGATCTATGTCCGAGACAGCGGGCTCGTCCACGCCCTCCTGGAGATCGGCACGCTCAACCAACTCCTGGGCCACCCGGTGGTCGGACCGAGCTGGGAGGGATTTGTGATCGAGACGCTGATCAACGTGGCCGGACCTGATGTGACACCTCTGTTCTACAGGACAGCCGACGGCGCCGAGATCGACCTGGTGTTTGAACAGGCCGGCAGAGCGAAAGTGGCGATCGAGGTCAAGCGCGCCAGTGCTCCGCACGCCGAGCGCGGTTTCTTCGTAGCCTGTGACGATCTTGAAATCGAGAACAGGATTGTTGTCGGCGCTGGCACCGAAGATTATCCGGCGAAGGGCGGCGTCAAGGTGCGTACATTGCTGTCGGCAGTCAACGAGGTTCGCGAAATCCTGAAATCGCCCTTTGTCAAAGCTGGATAGGGCTGCGATGTCGTCGGCCAGTTAGAAACGCGACACCGGTGCCGTTCCTGCTGCGCCGGTCAGCCCCGGACCGGACCGGCTGGGCCGGGTTGCAAGGAACGGGAGGGGGCGGGAGAGACACTGCCCTTTGGGCTTTAGCTTTCTCACTGACAATTGTTCCGTTGTCGGTCGATACTCACTGATACCTGCATGGAGCAGGCGAGGGAACAGAGCCGCAGTAAGCGCCGTCTCGGCCCCATTTGATTGGGTGTATTTTGAGGCTTGCTGCGTATGCGAGAAGGTTTCCAGTTTTATCTGGAGATTTGCATGGCAGATGATGGATTTGTTGGTCGCTACGAAGTTGTCGAGCCGCGGCGCGGAAACCGGCGTGGCGGCTCCGCAGCGATTGCCACAGGAACGAATGCCGGCTCGATACCATCGTGCGGAGACGGCGTCGTTGCCGCCGCAAACGGCAGCACCAGAATGCCGTCGCGCACTTGACGTCGCCAACGGCGAAACCGACCTCGTTTGCACAGTCCTCGAATCTATCGATAATGGTTCGGCCTTGGTTTGGCCTTTCCTTGAGGATGATTACCTCAAGCTTCATATTCTCGAGGAACCGAGCGAGCTTATAAATCGCTCCCTCGTCGTGGCCGTGTACGATGAACACTTTGTTAGATCTAGATATCGCTGGCCTTACTCGAACTATATCATTTGGCCGGCCTTCGACATTGGCAATTTCGACGTGACCAATGGTGTCGCCGAGTTCCAGCATACCGCTTTCTGAAACATCGTTCATCGTGCCAGCTTCGCTCGAATGCTTTTTAAACGCAAGCCGCTCTTTCTCCCCGATGTTGTTCATATACCCTTCACGATAGATCTCTCCTGCTTTGGCGACGATCGCAGACTGAAGCGAAATACCTTCAGGGGTTCGAAGCTCAGGATCTTTCAATGCATAGGTGGCCAATGAGGTCGCTCGATCGGCAACGCTGCCACCTGAACCAGCATCAGTGTCGTCAAGATTCCATTCCAATCGCAGGGCATTGAAGCCGGAATGACCTACCGCTCTGAGTACATTGGCTGAAGCGATCACCAAAGCCCTCGATGGAAATGGTGGAATTTTCAGAACCTCCATGCGCACTCCTCCTAAATGTGATACGGGACATTATCACACAAAATCAGAGCCTTGCTGTTAATAGTGTAAGCGGTTAGCCGACCCCGCTCGACTCGAAGTTCCACGGCATCAGAGCGTCGATATCCTGCGCGGGCCATCCGTTGGCCATGCGAACTAAGGTCTGTGTCAGCCAGGCGAGCGGATCGACGTTGTTCATTTTAGCTGTCTGCAAAAGCGTGGCGATCGTGGCCCATGTGTTGCCACCGCCTTCGCTTCCGGCAAATAGACTATTCTTGCGTGTGATCGTTTGGGGACGGATTGCGCGCTCGACGATATTGGAGTCAATCTCGATGCGGCCGTTACCGAGAAAGCGTTCCAGAGATTGTCGGCGGGTCATTGCATAGCGGATCGCTTCCGCGGTCTTGGACTTGCCAGAAACTTTCGCGAGCTCCTTTTCCCAGATGTCAAAAAGGTTGGCGACAATGGCCGCAGACCGCTCTTGTCGTGCGGCAGCACGGATGTTGGCATCCTTTCCCCGGATCTCGTCCTCGACCTTCCACAACTCGCTCATCGCCTTCACCGAGGCTGTCGCGGCGTGATTGATACCCCCCACATGGAGTTCGTAGAATTTGCGCCTGACATGCGCCCAGCACCCTGCCAACGTGATGGTTTCGTTGCTGCCGGCCTTGACCTGCTCTTTGACCATGCTCGTATAGGCGCCGTGCCCATCAACCTGGAGAATGCCGTTGAAGCCGCTCAGGTGACGGGCCACACAGCGCCCACCTCTGCTGTCTTCAAATCTGTAGGCGACCATTGGTGGCCCTGATCCCCCGAACGGCCGATCATCACGTGCATAGGCCCACAGCCATGCCGTCATTGTTTTTCCCGAACCAGGCACCAGGGTCGGCAATGTCGTTTCGTCGGCAAAGACCCTTTCACCTGCTTTAATCCTCTCCAGGATGTAATCGGCCAGGATCTTGAGCTCGAAGCCGAGATGTCCCATCCATTGAGCCATCAAGGAGCGGCTCAGTACCACGCTGTCGCGCAGGTAGATTGTTTCCTGACGGTAGAGCGGAAGGCCGTCGGCGTATTTGGATACGGCGATGTAGGCCAGGAGCCGTTCGCTCGGCAGGCCAGCTTCGATGATATGGGCAGGTGCCAAAGCCTGCAGCACGCCGTCACGGCCCCTAAACGCGTATTTAGGTCTGCGGGTGACAATAACCCTAAACTTCGGTGGGATGACATCGAGCCGCTCGGATCGGTCTTCGCCGATCAAAACCTTTTCCAACCCTTGGCACTCTTCAGGGATTTCAGGTTCAATGACCTCCTCGATACGCTCGAGATGAGCGGCAAAGCCTTTGCGCGGGCGAGCCTCCCGCTTCGGCTTGTCTTTCCGTAACTGGTCGAGCTCGCTGTCGATCGTCGCTAAGCCGGTTTCGACCTCCTCGAACGCAAAGTCGATCTGATCATCGTCGATTCCCAACCGAAGCCGTTCTGAGCGGGTGCCTTTCTGAGCACGCTGTAGAACTTTCACAATCGCAGTGAGGGTGGCGATCCGCTCGTCAGTGTCTTTCTTCAATGCCTCAAGCCGGGTGATCTCCGCTCGGGCAGCGGCGCCTTCTGCACTCATGGCGACGATCATCGCCTTGAGTGCATCAACGTCGTCAGGAAGGTCCGAAGCAGAGAACATCATAGCAGGAAGTAGATCACAAATAGTGATCTTTTCCTAGCGTTTACAGTAACATGCGTGAGATTTTTTGGATGGGTTCAACCCGTCGAAAGCGGCCTCCTGATTGTCGCCGAGCGGATCTTCTTCCAATCCATTCCGGCCAGTAGGGCCATGAGCTGGGCATGATCCAGACGGATGCGCGCCGCCGTCGCTGCCGGCCAGCAAAAGCCATTTCCTTCGATAACTTTCGAATAGAGACAGACCCCGCTGCCATCCCACCACACGATCCGGACACGGTCCTTCCGTTTGGAACGGAACACGTAAAGGGC
Proteins encoded in this region:
- a CDS encoding glycosyltransferase is translated as MRVAHFSTSLSRSAGGLYYSVSGLTKSLAELDVDVCVFGGTDQFYDEDKPIWEDLHLSTFASKKGSYGFNPSVLRQLKLFKPDILHVHGIWSAASIYALLTEARGVPVVVSPRGMLDPWIVGRRRSVKALHAFLLERPVLKKAHIHALSDSEYESVIKFMPSARERTFIIPNGIASDKTLESTALGRKRGALYLGRLHPKKQVLELITAWNALPQSSANQLTIAGWGEPEYEKAVRELVAGTPNVQFIGSAYGDEKDKLLATSQYFVLPSLSEGLPMAVLEALQQGCIPILTEECNLPELFDVGVAIRIKKDFSDFDEILPDVLSRGGDNLTKMAYKALHCSERYHWSHIARQMLDKYIGILAK
- a CDS encoding SGNH/GDSL hydrolase family protein, whose protein sequence is MYSYFIRLLIGLTTLLAISGTLSAQEVCDWPPAPAAKAKLAAQPPPMPTSFPVVGGAGAKPELIFLGDSLTKGAGATNQSLAFPAITLGSLDGERRAYRVLALGGHKSTIITNLFLKERIPKKSVVIAWVGRNNFDDFDGVTRDISRISAFLGDRNYLFLAILRAGNKKEAAGTPRGEQLTHVNEWLKKIYPDNFIDVNEEIKCDDRADPVHLNDKGYAKVAAKVARVLMAKGW
- a CDS encoding IS701 family transposase: MTDHNENCVGSSDPVPHILRQWLSSFRPWFTAPSWEHLLVLVMGAILSPGKRTVSSCLRITGRAEAGNFSLYHQLLNRARWNPRTLASRLLSVVVARLVPAGPVIIGMDDTIERRWGPKIAARGIYRDPVRSSHGHFVKASGLRWLSFMVLAPVPWAKCIKALPVLTLLCPSERYDKKRGRKHKLLTDWARQGVLQLCRWLPGRDIIFVGDSSFAVHTLAAALPHKAILITRLRLDASLFAPPDQRHEHTLGRPAQKGMPQPKLKTILHHPKTVWQRITASSWYGRETNKSLDITSSTGLWYRRGTPPKLIRWVLVRDPSGRREPQAFMSTNTDLEPAQIIAYFVRRWQIEVTFAETRAHLGIETQRQWSGNAILRTTPSLLALYSLVTVWAGDVLSQKTRPYAAAWYKKTDLTFTDAMAAVRLVLWSDDLYRHSPSNPEMHKIPPGRLQRMAQALCFAA
- the tnpA gene encoding IS66-like element accessory protein TnpA; the encoded protein is MDLVPIAGDEKVGPHSADDSHQHYAQGNAERARSGPLRVEVIIGEERRRRWSPEDKATITAASFVPGANISAVARQYGVSQGLLHYWRRCARERVSDGQEMCFVPVVKIEDERLQPSLDTKLTVRIEIHGACVVIEGGVDEQARRTVFSALRGLA
- a CDS encoding ATP-binding protein produces the protein MMIPRPQIETALESAVARAPVVALIGARQVGKTTLARKLTDRVQGTIYLDLERIADRRRLEDAEAFLQAQVGHLTVLDEVQRLPELFAELRGIVDDRRAGGERSRQFLLLGSASLDLIQQVSETLAGRIVYLEMPPIGAEEAVAASIDIDRLWLRGGFPDSLTAITDEDSYLWRQAFVRSYLERDVPMFAPRMPATTIGRLWTMLANGQGNTLNSARLAQGLGVSAPMIGRYVDLLVDLMLVRLLHPWSGNLGKRLVKSPKIYVRDSGLVHALLEIGTLNQLLGHPVVGPSWEGFVIETLINVAGPDVTPLFYRTADGAEIDLVFEQAGRAKVAIEVKRASAPHAERGFFVACDDLEIENRIVVGAGTEDYPAKGGVKVRTLLSAVNEVREILKSPFVKAG
- a CDS encoding TIR domain-containing protein, which translates into the protein MEVLKIPPFPSRALVIASANVLRAVGHSGFNALRLEWNLDDTDAGSGGSVADRATSLATYALKDPELRTPEGISLQSAIVAKAGEIYREGYMNNIGEKERLAFKKHSSEAGTMNDVSESGMLELGDTIGHVEIANVEGRPNDIVRVRPAISRSNKVFIVHGHDEGAIYKLARFLENMKLEVIILKERPNQGRTIIDRFEDCANEVGFAVGDVKCATAFWCCRLRRQRRRLRTMVSSRHSFLWQSLRSRHAGFRAAARQLRSDQQIHHLPCKSPDKTGNLLAYAASLKIHPIKWGRDGAYCGSVPSPAPCRYQ
- the tnpC gene encoding IS66 family transposase, whose product is MMFSASDLPDDVDALKAMIVAMSAEGAAARAEITRLEALKKDTDERIATLTAIVKVLQRAQKGTRSERLRLGIDDDQIDFAFEEVETGLATIDSELDQLRKDKPKREARPRKGFAAHLERIEEVIEPEIPEECQGLEKVLIGEDRSERLDVIPPKFRVIVTRRPKYAFRGRDGVLQALAPAHIIEAGLPSERLLAYIAVSKYADGLPLYRQETIYLRDSVVLSRSLMAQWMGHLGFELKILADYILERIKAGERVFADETTLPTLVPGSGKTMTAWLWAYARDDRPFGGSGPPMVAYRFEDSRGGRCVARHLSGFNGILQVDGHGAYTSMVKEQVKAGSNETITLAGCWAHVRRKFYELHVGGINHAATASVKAMSELWKVEDEIRGKDANIRAAARQERSAAIVANLFDIWEKELAKVSGKSKTAEAIRYAMTRRQSLERFLGNGRIEIDSNIVERAIRPQTITRKNSLFAGSEGGGNTWATIATLLQTAKMNNVDPLAWLTQTLVRMANGWPAQDIDALMPWNFESSGVG
- the tnpB gene encoding IS66 family insertion sequence element accessory protein TnpB (TnpB, as the term is used for proteins encoded by IS66 family insertion elements, is considered an accessory protein, since TnpC, encoded by a neighboring gene, is a DDE family transposase.), which encodes MLDPFNSALYVFRSKRKDRVRIVWWDGSGVCLYSKVIEGNGFCWPAATAARIRLDHAQLMALLAGMDWKKIRSATIRRPLSTG